A window of Paenibacillus sp. 19GGS1-52 contains these coding sequences:
- the ytvI gene encoding sporulation integral membrane protein YtvI: protein MDRSVLKRLLRGLWVVLATTSLLLALYVLLPLLYPLLLAWLLAYIMHPLVLILKGFKLPSWLAVSLSLLFYIGGTALVLTALITRLVKELIVLLQTFNLHTEQWRELLLSWSRNASIQNIINQINQFYHDNPGYHSTIDSNISRTTETVGYAVTQLVTGFFNVILKLISALPSMGTILIVVVLAAFFLSTGWERHNDRWTGLLPTPLLKPVSAIWRDLRKALVGYLRAQVILISITAVIVSIGLLLLGVNSALALGLMIGFVDLLPYLGVGIVMLPWALYSYMTSNLGLGIGLSVLYAVILVTRQVLEPKVLASSIGLDPLAMLIGMFAGLQLFGMLGLILGPVCLVILNAFNRAGVFRALHSYIVSGRLH from the coding sequence ATGGACCGATCGGTCTTAAAAAGGCTTCTGCGCGGCCTGTGGGTCGTGCTAGCCACCACTTCTTTACTGCTGGCGCTTTATGTACTTCTGCCGCTATTATACCCCTTGCTGCTCGCTTGGCTGCTTGCTTACATCATGCACCCACTCGTGCTAATTCTTAAAGGCTTTAAGCTGCCATCCTGGCTAGCAGTGTCCTTATCGCTGCTGTTCTACATTGGCGGAACCGCACTGGTGCTGACCGCTCTGATTACCCGGCTTGTTAAAGAACTGATTGTGCTGCTCCAGACCTTTAATCTCCATACCGAACAATGGCGGGAGCTGCTGCTATCCTGGAGTCGGAATGCCAGCATTCAGAATATTATTAACCAAATCAATCAGTTCTACCACGATAATCCCGGTTATCATTCCACAATTGACAGCAATATCAGCAGAACTACAGAAACAGTGGGTTATGCCGTAACCCAGCTGGTTACCGGATTCTTCAATGTGATTCTAAAGCTGATCTCGGCGCTGCCCAGCATGGGCACCATTCTGATTGTGGTCGTGCTGGCTGCATTCTTCCTCAGTACGGGCTGGGAGCGGCATAACGACAGATGGACGGGCTTGCTGCCCACTCCACTCCTGAAGCCGGTGTCGGCTATCTGGAGGGATCTGCGCAAAGCACTCGTCGGCTATCTCAGGGCACAAGTAATCCTCATTTCCATCACAGCGGTAATCGTCAGTATAGGTCTGCTGCTGCTCGGTGTAAATTCCGCATTAGCCCTCGGGCTGATGATCGGCTTTGTCGATTTGCTGCCTTATCTCGGTGTAGGCATCGTAATGCTGCCCTGGGCACTCTATTCTTACATGACTAGCAATCTGGGATTAGGTATAGGATTGTCGGTACTGTACGCAGTTATTCTCGTCACCCGGCAGGTGCTAGAGCCAAAAGTGCTCGCCAGCAGCATTGGACTGGACCCGCTCGCCATGCTGATCGGAATGTTCGCCGGGCTGCAGCTATTCGGCATGTTGGGTCTGATTCTTGGCCCCGTTTGTCTCGTGATTCTTAATGCATTTAACCGCGCGGGCGTATTCAGGGCCTTGCACAGCTATATCGTCAGCGGCAGATTGCACTGA
- a CDS encoding FxsA family protein has product MIRSKWLWAALFIVPAVELLGFIYVAGYLGAPKTLLLVIGTSIIGFLMMRFEGKKVLQDSKTHMQEGRVPGRMMLDGLCVFFGGLLLILPGFVTDIIGFTLVFPLTRPVYRGFLLKWIEKKMKNGTFTFYRR; this is encoded by the coding sequence ATGATTAGAAGCAAGTGGCTTTGGGCAGCATTGTTTATCGTCCCGGCCGTGGAATTATTAGGGTTTATATATGTAGCAGGTTATCTAGGAGCACCCAAAACGTTGCTGCTGGTGATAGGCACCTCCATTATCGGCTTTTTGATGATGCGTTTCGAGGGCAAGAAGGTGCTGCAGGATAGTAAAACGCATATGCAGGAGGGCCGGGTTCCTGGCCGGATGATGCTGGATGGGTTATGCGTGTTTTTCGGCGGCTTATTGCTGATTCTGCCCGGATTCGTCACCGATATTATCGGATTTACCCTGGTGTTTCCGTTGACGCGGCCAGTGTACCGTGGATTTCTTTTAAAATGGATCGAGAAAAAAATGAAAAATGGCACATTCACCTTTTACCGGCGGTAA
- a CDS encoding thioesterase family protein, with translation MESRDLGLPSRWYASTFRVRYQESDQMGVVYHANYLNWFECGRTEMFRQLGFTYRGLESKGILLPVTAADLQFKSPARYDDRIAIYARLTTFTALRVVYEYEVRLLSEEEYGGTESFSNTEEQESLPNPLHPSGKLLVTGSTSHVWLNKDWRPTRLDRALPELFQAITGVLRQEGS, from the coding sequence ATGGAATCACGTGATCTAGGCCTGCCCAGTCGTTGGTATGCGAGTACTTTTCGCGTCCGTTATCAGGAAAGTGATCAAATGGGTGTGGTCTATCATGCTAACTATTTAAACTGGTTTGAATGCGGCCGTACGGAGATGTTTCGCCAGTTGGGCTTCACCTACCGTGGGCTGGAGAGCAAGGGAATACTGCTTCCCGTTACCGCTGCAGATTTGCAATTTAAAAGTCCGGCGAGATATGATGATCGTATCGCCATTTATGCGCGGTTGACTACGTTTACCGCGCTGAGAGTTGTATACGAGTATGAAGTACGGCTGCTTTCGGAGGAGGAGTATGGCGGGACTGAAAGCTTTTCGAACACTGAAGAGCAGGAAAGCCTGCCTAATCCGCTTCATCCTTCGGGAAAGCTGCTTGTCACCGGTTCTACAAGCCATGTCTGGTTGAATAAGGATTGGAGACCGACTAGGCTGGATAGAGCTCTACCGGAACTGTTTCAGGCAATAACAGGAGTGCTGCGGCAAGAAGGGAGTTAA
- a CDS encoding MFS transporter, whose amino-acid sequence MEKIVKLRGFYLFLGLAGGSFGSYLTLLLVNNGLDAGQVGILMATGTLIALCIQPMWGIISDRYNQTRLVLILSVAVPALLAVFYRSEYFLVLLLVFTISTIFSSTQAPIADSYAIAAAKKAGSTYGSIRLMLSIGAAVGSFGGGLYVSTFSVSSIWIPFLFFNLLAVVIAMTLPKQAEENHMMSQSLSQGVKQLLGNRIFLAFLGGSFLVNQTMTAFGTYFVLAFQSVGGSTRYAGIALFIASVTNVPSMLYASKVIKKLGRERTLLLGAIIYVLRWGIQVAFPYPSVMIGVQVLHGLSFGFFYIAAVEYVSQITSSEMQATGQSIFNMVFSGFAGIVGNLLNGFLFKQGGVGAMNLSCMLSAIAGAALLLYVARSSQRKLPVASKGIGV is encoded by the coding sequence ATGGAAAAAATAGTGAAGCTGCGCGGCTTTTATCTCTTTTTAGGACTGGCAGGCGGCTCATTTGGCTCTTATCTAACACTGTTGCTAGTCAACAATGGGCTCGACGCTGGACAGGTCGGCATACTGATGGCCACAGGGACGCTGATTGCTTTATGTATCCAGCCAATGTGGGGCATTATCTCCGATCGGTATAATCAGACTCGCTTGGTGCTTATCCTAAGTGTGGCTGTGCCAGCACTGCTGGCTGTCTTTTATCGCTCTGAATATTTCCTGGTGCTGCTGCTGGTCTTCACGATCTCAACGATCTTCTCGTCAACACAGGCCCCTATCGCTGATTCTTACGCCATAGCGGCAGCGAAGAAGGCAGGTTCGACTTATGGCAGCATTCGGCTTATGCTCAGCATTGGAGCGGCTGTAGGGTCCTTTGGGGGTGGCTTGTACGTATCGACTTTCTCTGTCTCATCGATTTGGATACCTTTTCTCTTTTTCAATCTGCTGGCGGTAGTCATAGCTATGACATTGCCTAAGCAGGCGGAAGAAAATCATATGATGAGCCAGTCCCTCAGCCAAGGTGTGAAACAACTGCTGGGTAATCGGATCTTTCTGGCCTTTTTGGGTGGGAGCTTTCTTGTAAATCAGACGATGACGGCCTTCGGTACGTATTTTGTACTCGCTTTTCAGTCTGTGGGGGGTTCTACCCGTTATGCCGGCATAGCGCTGTTCATTGCATCCGTGACTAACGTACCCTCCATGCTTTACGCCTCTAAGGTCATCAAAAAGCTGGGCAGAGAACGTACATTGCTGCTCGGAGCAATCATCTATGTCCTGCGCTGGGGAATTCAGGTTGCCTTCCCGTATCCGTCAGTGATGATTGGGGTGCAGGTGTTGCACGGGTTATCCTTCGGATTCTTTTATATTGCAGCGGTCGAATACGTCTCCCAGATCACTTCCTCCGAGATGCAGGCAACGGGCCAAAGCATATTCAATATGGTTTTCTCCGGCTTCGCAGGGATTGTCGGGAATTTACTGAACGGTTTCTTGTTTAAACAAGGGGGCGTAGGGGCCATGAATCTGTCCTGTATGTTGAGTGCAATCGCAGGAGCGGCTTTGCTGCTGTATGTGGCCAGAAGCTCCCAACGCAAGCTTCCTGTAGCTTCAAAAGGAATTGGCGTCTAG
- a CDS encoding G1 family glutamic endopeptidase has protein sequence MNLNNTIKLHQPCVTDKSNTGKAKSSGFGWSSGNWSGYAITGKKGAFQRISGEWRVPYVRPTSKSTYSSAWIGIDGFKNSSLIQTGTGHEYVNGNARYYAWWEILPAAETVIRQTVCPGDLMRASIVKVSRCKWSITISNLSRKWTFRTLQSYSGPQASAEWIMEAPQIDGSIAKLARVSPTYFNRCRINGRSPKLTPSKGGIMIQNYVTLAVPSYPNANGDAFVVKRLYSKMPPLVYSRSPILISPNHK, from the coding sequence ATGAATTTAAACAATACTATTAAGTTACATCAACCATGCGTTACTGACAAATCTAATACAGGAAAAGCAAAGAGTTCCGGCTTCGGCTGGTCATCCGGGAACTGGAGTGGTTACGCAATCACCGGTAAAAAAGGAGCATTTCAGCGTATTTCCGGCGAGTGGCGTGTCCCTTATGTAAGACCCACCTCCAAATCAACCTATTCCTCTGCATGGATCGGGATCGACGGCTTTAAGAACAGCAGCCTAATTCAGACGGGAACAGGCCATGAATACGTAAATGGCAATGCCCGTTATTATGCCTGGTGGGAAATTCTACCTGCTGCTGAGACGGTTATTCGGCAAACCGTTTGTCCGGGAGATCTGATGCGGGCGTCGATCGTTAAGGTTAGCCGCTGCAAATGGTCAATTACAATCAGCAATCTAAGCCGGAAATGGACCTTCCGGACGCTGCAGAGTTACAGCGGACCCCAAGCCTCCGCTGAATGGATCATGGAAGCACCACAGATTGATGGCAGCATTGCCAAACTCGCCCGTGTGTCGCCGACCTACTTTAACCGCTGTCGGATTAACGGCAGGAGTCCAAAGCTTACACCCTCTAAGGGAGGTATTATGATTCAGAATTATGTTACGCTTGCTGTACCCTCTTATCCCAATGCTAACGGTGACGCGTTTGTGGTCAAGCGGTTATACTCTAAAATGCCACCTCTTGTATATTCTAGAAGCCCCATTCTGATTTCTCCTAACCACAAGTAA